The following proteins are co-located in the Hevea brasiliensis isolate MT/VB/25A 57/8 chromosome 11, ASM3005281v1, whole genome shotgun sequence genome:
- the LOC110651453 gene encoding uncharacterized protein LOC110651453 isoform X1 — MKKKGGVNKEMMKKMKYVLVTGGVVSGLGKGVTASSIGVVLKACGLRVTCIKIDPYINSDAGTMSPFEHGEVFVLDDGGEVDLDLGNYERFLDIKLTRDNNITTGKIYQAVIDKERRGDYLGKTVQIVPHVTDAIQEWIERVAMIPVDGLPGPADVCVIELGGTIGDIESMPFIEALGQFSYRVGVGNFCLIHVSLVPVLNVVGEQKTKPTQHSVRGLRALGLTPNILACRSTLALDENVKVKLSQFCHVQAENIITLYDIPNIWRIPLLLRDQKAHEAILRVLNLHCTNREPSLKEWTSRADICDMLHEPVRIAMVGKYTGLTDSYLSVIKALLHASVALRRKLVVDWVPACDLEDETAKENPDAYKVAWKLLKGADGILVPGGFGERGVEGKILTAKYAREHRVPFLGICLGMQIAVIEFVRSILGLQDANSTEFDPNTKKPCVILMPEGSKTHMGGTMRLGSRRTYFQVMDCKSAKLYGNKSFIDERHRHRYEVNPDMVSRLEEAGLSFTGKDETGQRMEIVELPNHPYYIGVQFHPEFKSRPGKPSALFLGLIAAACGQLDALLHGYKVPNGISNGIPIQKVNVYQNGHVAKFAKIAADGIYSNCNSVHY; from the exons atgaaaaaaaaaggtggtgtaaataaggaaatgatgaagaAAATGAAGTATGTGTTGGTGACTGGAGGAGTAGTAAGCGGACTGGGCAAAGGAGTGACGGCTAGTAGTATTGGAGTGGTTCTTAAGGCCTGTGGTCTTCGTGTTACTTGCATCAAGATAG ATCCTTATATAAACAGTGATGCCGGAACaatgtcaccttttgaacatggaGAGGTTTTTGTCTTGGATGATGGTGGAGAG GTGGACTTGGACCTTGGAAATTATGAACGGTTTCTAGATATCAAATTGACAAGAGACAATAATATCACCACTGGAAAAATTTACCAG GCTGTTATTGACAAGGAAAGAAGAGGAGATTATCTGGGAAAGACTGTCCAG ATTGTTCCTCATGTTACTGATGCTATTCAAGAATGGATAGAACGCGTGGCAATGATACCAGTGGATGGCTTACCTGGTCCTGCTGATGTTTGTGTCATTGAATTGGGTGGCACTATAG GAGATATTGAGTCCATGCCATTTATTGAGGCTCTAGGACAGTTCTCGTATCGTGTGG GAGTTGGTAACTTTTGCCTGATTCATGTCAGCCTTGTTCCTGTTTTAAATGTTGTTGGTGAACAG AAAACGAAACCAACTCAGCATAGTGTTCGTGGACTGAGAGCATTAGGATTGACACCAAATATCTTAGCTTGTCGCAGCACattg GCACTTGACGAGAATGTAAAGGTGAAACTCTCTCAATTTTGCCATGTACAG GCAGAAAATATCATCACTCTCTATGATATTCCCAACATCTGGCGCATTCCTTTGCTTTTAAGA GATCAGAAGGCGCACGAAGCGATTTTGAGAGTGCTGAATCTTCATTG TACTAATAGGGAGCCTAGCTTAAAGGAGTGGACTTCTAGGGCTGATATCTGTGATATGTTGCATGAACCG GTCCGAATTGCCATGGTTGGAAAGTATACTGGTCTTACAGATTCCTATCTGTCAGTAATAAAG GCTCTTTTGCATGCATCTGTTGCTCTCCGTAGGAAACTTGTAGTGGACTGGGTTCCAGCTTGTGACCTTGAGGATGAAACGGCAAAAGAG AATCCTGATGCTTATAAGGTTGCATGGAAATTGTTAAAG GGTGCAGATGGCATTCTTGTTCCAGGAGGGTTTGGTGAGAGAGGTGTGGAAGGGAAAATTCTCACAGCCAAGTATGCAAGAGAGCATAGGGTCCCATTCCTTGGCATTTGCCTTGGAATGCAAATTGCAGTCATTGAATTTGTACGATCTATTCTTGGTTTGCAAGATGCTAACAGCACGGAATTTGATCCTAACACTAAGAAGCCCTGTGTCATATTAATGCCTGAG GGTTCAAAAACCCATATGGGCGGTACTATGCGTCTTGGGTCGAGGAGGACATATTTCCAAGTCATGGACTGCAAATCTGCAAAATT ATATGGAAATAAAAGTTTTATTGATGAGAGACATCGGCATAGATATGAG GTGAATCCTGATATGGTATCTCGCCTGGAGGAAGCTGGGCTTTCATTCACTGGCAAAGATGAAACTGGTCAGCGAATGGAG ATTGTTGAGCTGCCTAATCATCCTTACTATATTGGTGTTCAATTCCATCCTGAATTTAAATCAAGACCAGGAAAACCCTCTGCTTTATTCTTAG GACTAATTGCAGCAGCATGTGGGCAATTAGATGCTCTCTTGCATGGCTACAAGGTTCCCAATGGAATAAGCAATGGAATTCCAATacaaaaagtaaatgtttaccaAAATGGACACGTTGCAAAGTTTGCAAAAATCGCTGCCGATGGCATATACAGCAACTGCAATAGTGTGCACTACTAG
- the LOC110651453 gene encoding uncharacterized protein LOC110651453 isoform X2 encodes MMKKMKYVLVTGGVVSGLGKGVTASSIGVVLKACGLRVTCIKIDPYINSDAGTMSPFEHGEVFVLDDGGEVDLDLGNYERFLDIKLTRDNNITTGKIYQAVIDKERRGDYLGKTVQIVPHVTDAIQEWIERVAMIPVDGLPGPADVCVIELGGTIGDIESMPFIEALGQFSYRVGVGNFCLIHVSLVPVLNVVGEQKTKPTQHSVRGLRALGLTPNILACRSTLALDENVKVKLSQFCHVQAENIITLYDIPNIWRIPLLLRDQKAHEAILRVLNLHCTNREPSLKEWTSRADICDMLHEPVRIAMVGKYTGLTDSYLSVIKALLHASVALRRKLVVDWVPACDLEDETAKENPDAYKVAWKLLKGADGILVPGGFGERGVEGKILTAKYAREHRVPFLGICLGMQIAVIEFVRSILGLQDANSTEFDPNTKKPCVILMPEGSKTHMGGTMRLGSRRTYFQVMDCKSAKLYGNKSFIDERHRHRYEVNPDMVSRLEEAGLSFTGKDETGQRMEIVELPNHPYYIGVQFHPEFKSRPGKPSALFLGLIAAACGQLDALLHGYKVPNGISNGIPIQKVNVYQNGHVAKFAKIAADGIYSNCNSVHY; translated from the exons atgatgaagaAAATGAAGTATGTGTTGGTGACTGGAGGAGTAGTAAGCGGACTGGGCAAAGGAGTGACGGCTAGTAGTATTGGAGTGGTTCTTAAGGCCTGTGGTCTTCGTGTTACTTGCATCAAGATAG ATCCTTATATAAACAGTGATGCCGGAACaatgtcaccttttgaacatggaGAGGTTTTTGTCTTGGATGATGGTGGAGAG GTGGACTTGGACCTTGGAAATTATGAACGGTTTCTAGATATCAAATTGACAAGAGACAATAATATCACCACTGGAAAAATTTACCAG GCTGTTATTGACAAGGAAAGAAGAGGAGATTATCTGGGAAAGACTGTCCAG ATTGTTCCTCATGTTACTGATGCTATTCAAGAATGGATAGAACGCGTGGCAATGATACCAGTGGATGGCTTACCTGGTCCTGCTGATGTTTGTGTCATTGAATTGGGTGGCACTATAG GAGATATTGAGTCCATGCCATTTATTGAGGCTCTAGGACAGTTCTCGTATCGTGTGG GAGTTGGTAACTTTTGCCTGATTCATGTCAGCCTTGTTCCTGTTTTAAATGTTGTTGGTGAACAG AAAACGAAACCAACTCAGCATAGTGTTCGTGGACTGAGAGCATTAGGATTGACACCAAATATCTTAGCTTGTCGCAGCACattg GCACTTGACGAGAATGTAAAGGTGAAACTCTCTCAATTTTGCCATGTACAG GCAGAAAATATCATCACTCTCTATGATATTCCCAACATCTGGCGCATTCCTTTGCTTTTAAGA GATCAGAAGGCGCACGAAGCGATTTTGAGAGTGCTGAATCTTCATTG TACTAATAGGGAGCCTAGCTTAAAGGAGTGGACTTCTAGGGCTGATATCTGTGATATGTTGCATGAACCG GTCCGAATTGCCATGGTTGGAAAGTATACTGGTCTTACAGATTCCTATCTGTCAGTAATAAAG GCTCTTTTGCATGCATCTGTTGCTCTCCGTAGGAAACTTGTAGTGGACTGGGTTCCAGCTTGTGACCTTGAGGATGAAACGGCAAAAGAG AATCCTGATGCTTATAAGGTTGCATGGAAATTGTTAAAG GGTGCAGATGGCATTCTTGTTCCAGGAGGGTTTGGTGAGAGAGGTGTGGAAGGGAAAATTCTCACAGCCAAGTATGCAAGAGAGCATAGGGTCCCATTCCTTGGCATTTGCCTTGGAATGCAAATTGCAGTCATTGAATTTGTACGATCTATTCTTGGTTTGCAAGATGCTAACAGCACGGAATTTGATCCTAACACTAAGAAGCCCTGTGTCATATTAATGCCTGAG GGTTCAAAAACCCATATGGGCGGTACTATGCGTCTTGGGTCGAGGAGGACATATTTCCAAGTCATGGACTGCAAATCTGCAAAATT ATATGGAAATAAAAGTTTTATTGATGAGAGACATCGGCATAGATATGAG GTGAATCCTGATATGGTATCTCGCCTGGAGGAAGCTGGGCTTTCATTCACTGGCAAAGATGAAACTGGTCAGCGAATGGAG ATTGTTGAGCTGCCTAATCATCCTTACTATATTGGTGTTCAATTCCATCCTGAATTTAAATCAAGACCAGGAAAACCCTCTGCTTTATTCTTAG GACTAATTGCAGCAGCATGTGGGCAATTAGATGCTCTCTTGCATGGCTACAAGGTTCCCAATGGAATAAGCAATGGAATTCCAATacaaaaagtaaatgtttaccaAAATGGACACGTTGCAAAGTTTGCAAAAATCGCTGCCGATGGCATATACAGCAACTGCAATAGTGTGCACTACTAG
- the LOC110651453 gene encoding uncharacterized protein LOC110651453 isoform X3, translating to MSPFEHGEVFVLDDGGEVDLDLGNYERFLDIKLTRDNNITTGKIYQAVIDKERRGDYLGKTVQIVPHVTDAIQEWIERVAMIPVDGLPGPADVCVIELGGTIGDIESMPFIEALGQFSYRVGVGNFCLIHVSLVPVLNVVGEQKTKPTQHSVRGLRALGLTPNILACRSTLALDENVKVKLSQFCHVQAENIITLYDIPNIWRIPLLLRDQKAHEAILRVLNLHCTNREPSLKEWTSRADICDMLHEPVRIAMVGKYTGLTDSYLSVIKALLHASVALRRKLVVDWVPACDLEDETAKENPDAYKVAWKLLKGADGILVPGGFGERGVEGKILTAKYAREHRVPFLGICLGMQIAVIEFVRSILGLQDANSTEFDPNTKKPCVILMPEGSKTHMGGTMRLGSRRTYFQVMDCKSAKLYGNKSFIDERHRHRYEVNPDMVSRLEEAGLSFTGKDETGQRMEIVELPNHPYYIGVQFHPEFKSRPGKPSALFLGLIAAACGQLDALLHGYKVPNGISNGIPIQKVNVYQNGHVAKFAKIAADGIYSNCNSVHY from the exons atgtcaccttttgaacatggaGAGGTTTTTGTCTTGGATGATGGTGGAGAG GTGGACTTGGACCTTGGAAATTATGAACGGTTTCTAGATATCAAATTGACAAGAGACAATAATATCACCACTGGAAAAATTTACCAG GCTGTTATTGACAAGGAAAGAAGAGGAGATTATCTGGGAAAGACTGTCCAG ATTGTTCCTCATGTTACTGATGCTATTCAAGAATGGATAGAACGCGTGGCAATGATACCAGTGGATGGCTTACCTGGTCCTGCTGATGTTTGTGTCATTGAATTGGGTGGCACTATAG GAGATATTGAGTCCATGCCATTTATTGAGGCTCTAGGACAGTTCTCGTATCGTGTGG GAGTTGGTAACTTTTGCCTGATTCATGTCAGCCTTGTTCCTGTTTTAAATGTTGTTGGTGAACAG AAAACGAAACCAACTCAGCATAGTGTTCGTGGACTGAGAGCATTAGGATTGACACCAAATATCTTAGCTTGTCGCAGCACattg GCACTTGACGAGAATGTAAAGGTGAAACTCTCTCAATTTTGCCATGTACAG GCAGAAAATATCATCACTCTCTATGATATTCCCAACATCTGGCGCATTCCTTTGCTTTTAAGA GATCAGAAGGCGCACGAAGCGATTTTGAGAGTGCTGAATCTTCATTG TACTAATAGGGAGCCTAGCTTAAAGGAGTGGACTTCTAGGGCTGATATCTGTGATATGTTGCATGAACCG GTCCGAATTGCCATGGTTGGAAAGTATACTGGTCTTACAGATTCCTATCTGTCAGTAATAAAG GCTCTTTTGCATGCATCTGTTGCTCTCCGTAGGAAACTTGTAGTGGACTGGGTTCCAGCTTGTGACCTTGAGGATGAAACGGCAAAAGAG AATCCTGATGCTTATAAGGTTGCATGGAAATTGTTAAAG GGTGCAGATGGCATTCTTGTTCCAGGAGGGTTTGGTGAGAGAGGTGTGGAAGGGAAAATTCTCACAGCCAAGTATGCAAGAGAGCATAGGGTCCCATTCCTTGGCATTTGCCTTGGAATGCAAATTGCAGTCATTGAATTTGTACGATCTATTCTTGGTTTGCAAGATGCTAACAGCACGGAATTTGATCCTAACACTAAGAAGCCCTGTGTCATATTAATGCCTGAG GGTTCAAAAACCCATATGGGCGGTACTATGCGTCTTGGGTCGAGGAGGACATATTTCCAAGTCATGGACTGCAAATCTGCAAAATT ATATGGAAATAAAAGTTTTATTGATGAGAGACATCGGCATAGATATGAG GTGAATCCTGATATGGTATCTCGCCTGGAGGAAGCTGGGCTTTCATTCACTGGCAAAGATGAAACTGGTCAGCGAATGGAG ATTGTTGAGCTGCCTAATCATCCTTACTATATTGGTGTTCAATTCCATCCTGAATTTAAATCAAGACCAGGAAAACCCTCTGCTTTATTCTTAG GACTAATTGCAGCAGCATGTGGGCAATTAGATGCTCTCTTGCATGGCTACAAGGTTCCCAATGGAATAAGCAATGGAATTCCAATacaaaaagtaaatgtttaccaAAATGGACACGTTGCAAAGTTTGCAAAAATCGCTGCCGATGGCATATACAGCAACTGCAATAGTGTGCACTACTAG